The Microterricola viridarii genome segment CCGTGTGCTCGCCAGCGCGGGGGAGTTGAGCGTCACAGAAATGGGGTTGTGCGCGAAGCTGAACACGCAGAGCACCGCCTCCGGCTGCTCGTTGTAGTGGCTGCCACCGTGCTGGTCATTGCCCGCGTAGCGCCGCACGAACGCCAGCACGGAGTCGTTGTTCGTCGGGATCACCTCGATGTCGCCGAGGCCGAAAACCAGGTGGTTCTTGCGCACGTGGATCACGTTGCGCACCCAGTGCAGCAGCGAGCGCGACTGCGCCAACTGCGACTCCACATTGACGTGGCCGTAGTTGTAGACCAGCGACTGCACGACCGGCAGGTAGAGCTTGCCCGGGTCGGCCGCCGAGAATCCGGCGTTCCGGTCCGGGGTCCACTGCATCGGGGTGCGCGAGCTGTCGCGGTCGGGCAGCCAGATGTTGTCGCCCATGCCGATCTCGTCGCCGTAGTAGAGGAACGGGCTGCCGGGCAGCGCAAACAGCAGGGCGTGCGCCAGCTCGAGCTCGGCCCTGGCGTTGTCGAGCAGCGGGGCGAGCCTGCGCCGGATGCCGACGTTGGCCCGCATCCGCGGATCGTAGGCGTACCAGCCGTACATGGCCTGCCGGTACTCCTCAGACACCATTTCCAGCGTCAGTTCGTCGTGGTTGCGCAGGAACACGCCCCAGCCGGCGCCCGGCGGGATGTCGGTGGTCTCAGACAGGACGGCGACGAGCTCGTCGGCGCGCTGGGAGCGCAGCGCGTAGAAGATGCGCGGCATCACCGGGAAGTCGAAGGCCATGTGGCACTCCGGCTCCTCCTCGCTGCCGAAGAAGGCAGCCACCTCGCGCGGCCACTGGTTAGCCTCGGCGATCATCACCCGGCCCGGGTAGCTCGTGTCGACCATGGCGCGCAGCGCCTTGATGAACTCGTGGGTCGGCGGCTCGCCCTCACCGTTGCCCTCGTCCGACTCGTACAGGTACGGGATCGCGTCCAGCCGGAATCCGTCGACTCCGAGGTCGAGCCAGAACCGCACCACGTCGAAGACAGCCTCGTGCACGGCCGGGTTCTCGTAGTTGAGGTCTGGCTGGTGCGAGAAGAAGCGGTGGAAGAAGAACTGGCGCCGCACCGGGTCGAACGCCCAGTTGGAATCCTCGGTGTCTGTGAAGATGATGCGAATGTCCGGCCACTTCTCGTCCGAGTCGCTCCAGACGTAGAAATCCCCGTACGGGCCGTCCGGGTCCTGGCGGGACTGCTGGAACCACTCGTGCTGGTCGGAGGTGTGGTTCAGCGGCAGATCGATCACGACGCGCATGTTGCGCTCGTGCGCCTTCGTGACCAGCTCACGGAACTCGTCAAGCGTGCCGAACTCGGGCAGGATCGAACGGTAGTCGGCCACGTCGTAACCGCCGTCGCGCAGCGGCGAGGTGAAGATCGGGGGCACCCAGAGCGCGTCAACGCCCAGCCACTGCAGATAGTCGAGCTTGGAGATCAACCCGCCCAAGTCGCCGGTGCCGTCGCCGTTGCTGTCGACGAATGAGCGCACCATCACCTCATAGAAAACCGCTCGTCGATACCACTGAGGATCGAGGCTGAGTCCGGGCAATTGGATCGGCGCAGTAAAGCTCATGCCCGAGTCTAAACAGCACCATGGTCAAACTGTCCAATCTTCGTGCAGCCAATAGAGCGCTGGCCATTCTTCGACAGCCCGCTCGCCTAAACTGGGGGCGATGAGCATCGAGTCCCCCTACGCGCCGAAGCTGGCCCGCATCCCCGTGAGTGAACGCACTCTCACCGTCCTGGGCAGCGAGACCCACTACTGGGAATACGGAACGGCGGCGCCCGGCGTGCCGACCGTCGTCGCCGTGCACGGCTTCCGGGGCGACCACCACGGGCTGGAACCCGTCGTTGCTCAACTGCCCGACGCGCACATCGTGATGCCGGACCTGCCCGGGTTCGGCACGTCGACGCCGCTGGAAGCCGGCACCCAGCACGACGTGCCGGGCTACTCGGCCTGGCTCTCCGCCTTCGTCGCGGCGCTGCAGCTGAACGGGCCCGTCGTCATTCTCGGGCACTCCTTCGGCTCCATCGTGAGCTCAGCGGCGCTGGCCGGTGGTCTGCCGGCCGACGCCGTCATCCTCGTCAACCCGATCGGTGCGCCGGCGCTCTCCGGTCCGCGCGGCATCATGACCCGACTCGCCGTGTTCTACTACTGGGCCGCCGCCAAACTGCCCGAGCGCATCGGCTTCGCCGTGTTGCGCTCCCGGCTGATCGTGCGCGTCATGAGCGTGACCATGGCGAAGACCAGCGACCCGAAACTCAAGCGCTGGATCCACGAGGAGCACGACCGTTACTTCTCGGCCTTCGACAACCGCGACGTCGTGCTGCAGGCGTTCCGCGCGTCCGTCAGCCACGACGTCAGCGAGTTCGCCGCCCAGATCCCCGAGCGCACGCTGCTGATCGCCGCCGACCGCGACGACATCACTCCGATCGCCGCCCAGCACCGCCTGCAGACCCTGTTCCCGGATGCCACGCTGCACGTCATCCACGGGGTCGGCCACCTGATCCACTACGAGAAGCCCGTCGAGGCGGCAGAGCAGATCCGCTCCGTGCTGTCCTCCCTGGGGGCCACCGCATGAACATCGTCTTCGACTGCCGGTACACCCGCATCGATCGGCACGACGGCATCAGCCGCTACACGGCCAGCCTCGTCGAAGAGCTCGGTCGACTGCACCCGGTCACGATGCTGATCAGCGACCACCGCCAGCTCGACATGCTGCCCACCCTGCCCTGGCAGCTGGTCAGCGCGCCAACCAGCGTGCGGGAGCCGCTCGTCGCGCTCACCGTCAACAAGCTGCGGCCAGACGTCGTGTTCACCCCGATGCAGACCATGGGCTCGTGGGGCCGCAAGTACAAGCTGCTGCTGACCGTGCACGACCTCATCTACTACCGCAACCGAACGCCCCCGCGCGACCTGGCCGCCCCGATCCGCTTGCTCTGGCGGCTCTACCACCTGGCCTGGTGGCCGCAGCGGATGCTGCTGAACCGAGCCGACGGCGTAGTCACCGTGTCTGAGACGACCAAGAGCCTGATCGCCGAGCACAACCTGACCCACCGCGAGGTGACGGTCGTTCCGAACGCCGCCGGGGTGGCAGCAGAAGAGGTGCCGGACGCCGCGGCAGAGCGCACTCGGCCGGACACACTGCGGCTGGTCTACATGGGCTCGTTCATGCCATACAAGAACGTGGAGACTCTGGTGCGCGCGGCCGCGCTGCTGCCCGGCTCCGAACTGCACCTGATGAGCCGCCTGAGCGACGCCGAGCAGCGCCGCCTCGGCGCGCTCGCGCCGCAGGCCACCGTCGTGTTCCACAACGGGGCCAGCGACGCCGAGTACCAGGAGGCACTGCGGGGCGCGACCGCGCTGGTCACCGCCTCCCTCGACGAGGGCTTCGGCATCCCGCTGGTCGAGGCGATGACGGCAGGCACGCCGATCATCGTCAGCGACATCCCGATCTTCAAGGAGATCGGCGGCGATGCCGCGCTCTACTTCTCCCCGATGTCGCCAGACGAGCTCGTCGCGGCCGTTGCCGTGCTGCGCGAGCCGGGGGAGTGGGAGCGGCGTTCCGCCGCCGGCCTGGAGCAGGCCGCCCGGTTCACCTGGACCGGTTCGGCCGAACGCCTGCTGGCGCTGCTCAGACGGACCGCAGGCTCAGGCCGCTGAGACCCCAGCGGAACTCCTGCACGGAGCCGTTCTGGATCATCCGACCGGGGCCATCGATCTCGCCGCCGGAGGAGTGGTGCATGAGGGTGCTGATCACGCCGCCGTGGCTGACGATCAGCACGCGTCCGCCC includes the following:
- the treS gene encoding maltose alpha-D-glucosyltransferase — its product is MSFTAPIQLPGLSLDPQWYRRAVFYEVMVRSFVDSNGDGTGDLGGLISKLDYLQWLGVDALWVPPIFTSPLRDGGYDVADYRSILPEFGTLDEFRELVTKAHERNMRVVIDLPLNHTSDQHEWFQQSRQDPDGPYGDFYVWSDSDEKWPDIRIIFTDTEDSNWAFDPVRRQFFFHRFFSHQPDLNYENPAVHEAVFDVVRFWLDLGVDGFRLDAIPYLYESDEGNGEGEPPTHEFIKALRAMVDTSYPGRVMIAEANQWPREVAAFFGSEEEPECHMAFDFPVMPRIFYALRSQRADELVAVLSETTDIPPGAGWGVFLRNHDELTLEMVSEEYRQAMYGWYAYDPRMRANVGIRRRLAPLLDNARAELELAHALLFALPGSPFLYYGDEIGMGDNIWLPDRDSSRTPMQWTPDRNAGFSAADPGKLYLPVVQSLVYNYGHVNVESQLAQSRSLLHWVRNVIHVRKNHLVFGLGDIEVIPTNNDSVLAFVRRYAGNDQHGGSHYNEQPEAVLCVFSFAHNPISVTLNSPALASTRLYDLFGGGMFPSFDEDGSLTLTMATQSFYWLHCG
- a CDS encoding alpha/beta hydrolase is translated as MSIESPYAPKLARIPVSERTLTVLGSETHYWEYGTAAPGVPTVVAVHGFRGDHHGLEPVVAQLPDAHIVMPDLPGFGTSTPLEAGTQHDVPGYSAWLSAFVAALQLNGPVVILGHSFGSIVSSAALAGGLPADAVILVNPIGAPALSGPRGIMTRLAVFYYWAAAKLPERIGFAVLRSRLIVRVMSVTMAKTSDPKLKRWIHEEHDRYFSAFDNRDVVLQAFRASVSHDVSEFAAQIPERTLLIAADRDDITPIAAQHRLQTLFPDATLHVIHGVGHLIHYEKPVEAAEQIRSVLSSLGATA
- a CDS encoding glycosyltransferase family 4 protein, whose product is MNIVFDCRYTRIDRHDGISRYTASLVEELGRLHPVTMLISDHRQLDMLPTLPWQLVSAPTSVREPLVALTVNKLRPDVVFTPMQTMGSWGRKYKLLLTVHDLIYYRNRTPPRDLAAPIRLLWRLYHLAWWPQRMLLNRADGVVTVSETTKSLIAEHNLTHREVTVVPNAAGVAAEEVPDAAAERTRPDTLRLVYMGSFMPYKNVETLVRAAALLPGSELHLMSRLSDAEQRRLGALAPQATVVFHNGASDAEYQEALRGATALVTASLDEGFGIPLVEAMTAGTPIIVSDIPIFKEIGGDAALYFSPMSPDELVAAVAVLREPGEWERRSAAGLEQAARFTWTGSAERLLALLRRTAGSGR